The following proteins come from a genomic window of Limosilactobacillus reuteri:
- a CDS encoding PBP1A family penicillin-binding protein, with amino-acid sequence MNREPQSNLDLKERIIKWLKKTWASFRVWVKHYWQLFVAMLKKFWHRYQLTRWIIVIFLGIFLITSIHLTLVAKTADVKNLKNRLQRPTMIYDRSNQSAGSLYAQKGTYVELKDISSNVPNAVLSTEDRNFYHEHGFSVKGLGRAGFLLVKNKLLHRDYISGGGSTLTQQLVKNAFLTQQQTFSRKAREIFIAVEVENQYSKNEILTMYLNNAYFGHGVWGVQDAAKRYFNKNASQLTIPQAATLAGMLTSPGMYDPVEHPTATKQRRNMVLQLMVENHKLSQSAADQYKQTPLNITNGYVPNDSYKYPYFFDAVIAEAESRYHISEKDIMNNGYRIYTTLDQDQQRAMQQTYDDDDNFPQNSADGTMVQSASIAMNPKNGGITAVVGGRGKHVFRGFNRSTQMRRQPGSTIKPIVVYTPALEHGYFYDSTLQDKKQSYGTNNYTPKNYDDTYSGTVPMYKALYESLNAPAVWLLNKIGVNRGYDMAKKFGLPVEKGDKNLALALGGMTRGVSPQQMARAYAVFANDGLMPSPHYITKIEDSSGKVIAKNDGSKNKRIISGKTAKEMTSMLIGVFDHGTGETAKPSGYTLAGKTGTTNSGVKGDDSNDRDKWIVGYTPDVVVATWEGYDDTNQSHTLNDISERSINYLYKNEMSAILPNTTGTKFTVEDAQTRANEKTKSSSKGWGSFLKDGGDFVNNFNQSVSNFGNKASQWWSNVRSLF; translated from the coding sequence ATGAATCGTGAACCACAATCTAATTTAGATTTGAAAGAGCGAATCATAAAGTGGTTAAAAAAGACTTGGGCATCATTCCGAGTTTGGGTTAAACACTATTGGCAGCTCTTTGTTGCGATGCTGAAAAAATTCTGGCATCGTTATCAATTAACGCGATGGATCATTGTTATTTTTCTGGGAATTTTCTTAATTACCAGTATCCATTTGACGCTTGTTGCAAAAACTGCAGATGTTAAAAATCTTAAGAACCGGTTGCAGCGACCCACAATGATTTATGACCGTAGCAATCAATCGGCCGGGAGCCTATATGCTCAAAAGGGAACTTATGTGGAACTAAAAGATATTTCCTCAAATGTCCCTAACGCGGTCCTCTCGACTGAAGATCGGAATTTCTATCATGAACACGGCTTTTCAGTCAAAGGGTTAGGTCGGGCTGGCTTCTTACTAGTAAAAAATAAACTTCTTCACCGGGATTATATCTCTGGTGGGGGTAGTACTTTAACACAACAGCTGGTTAAGAATGCCTTCTTAACGCAACAACAGACTTTCTCTCGTAAGGCCCGAGAGATCTTTATTGCGGTTGAGGTAGAAAACCAATATAGCAAAAATGAGATTTTAACAATGTACCTCAATAATGCCTACTTTGGCCATGGGGTCTGGGGAGTTCAAGATGCGGCCAAGCGTTACTTCAATAAAAATGCCAGTCAGCTAACAATACCCCAAGCAGCGACCCTGGCCGGAATGCTGACGTCACCTGGGATGTACGATCCGGTAGAACATCCGACGGCGACGAAGCAACGACGGAATATGGTTCTTCAGCTGATGGTGGAAAATCATAAATTAAGTCAAAGTGCGGCAGATCAATATAAGCAGACACCGTTGAATATTACCAACGGCTACGTGCCAAATGACAGTTATAAGTACCCGTACTTCTTTGATGCGGTCATTGCGGAAGCAGAGAGTCGCTATCATATTTCCGAAAAAGATATTATGAATAATGGTTATCGGATTTATACGACGCTGGATCAAGACCAACAACGAGCAATGCAGCAAACCTATGACGATGACGATAACTTCCCGCAGAACTCAGCTGATGGCACAATGGTTCAATCAGCTTCGATTGCGATGAATCCGAAAAATGGGGGAATTACCGCGGTCGTTGGGGGACGTGGGAAACATGTCTTCCGTGGCTTTAACCGCTCTACGCAGATGCGGCGGCAGCCAGGGTCAACGATTAAGCCGATTGTTGTATACACGCCCGCCCTAGAGCATGGATATTTCTATGATTCAACGCTTCAAGATAAGAAACAATCTTATGGAACTAATAATTACACGCCAAAGAACTACGATGATACCTATAGCGGGACAGTGCCGATGTATAAGGCCCTTTATGAGAGTCTTAACGCCCCAGCAGTCTGGTTATTAAATAAGATCGGGGTCAATCGTGGTTATGACATGGCAAAGAAATTTGGCTTACCAGTCGAAAAAGGTGATAAGAACCTTGCCTTAGCCCTCGGGGGAATGACGCGAGGAGTATCACCGCAACAAATGGCCCGTGCCTATGCAGTCTTTGCCAATGATGGGTTAATGCCATCCCCACACTACATTACCAAGATTGAAGATTCTTCTGGAAAGGTGATCGCCAAAAATGATGGAAGCAAGAATAAGCGGATCATTTCTGGTAAGACGGCCAAAGAAATGACCAGTATGCTGATCGGCGTATTTGACCACGGAACTGGTGAAACGGCCAAACCAAGTGGCTATACGCTTGCCGGTAAAACGGGGACTACAAACTCAGGAGTAAAAGGCGATGATTCTAATGATCGTGATAAGTGGATCGTCGGTTATACGCCTGATGTCGTGGTTGCAACGTGGGAAGGCTATGATGATACAAATCAAAGTCATACCCTAAACGATATTTCTGAACGGAGCATTAACTACCTTTACAAGAATGAAATGAGTGCGATTTTGCCGAATACTACTGGAACCAAATTTACGGTTGAAGATGCTCAAACACGGGCAAATGAAAAGACAAAGAGTTCCTCTAAAGGTTGGGGATCATTCCTCAAAGATGGAGGCGACTTTGTAAATAACTTCAACCAATCAGTAAGTAACTTTGGTAATAAGGCGAGTCAATGGTGGAGTAATGTTCGATCGCTTTTCTAG
- the argS gene encoding arginine--tRNA ligase: MSDKQQVAAALAQALPEMDVKEIEAKIERPKDSSNGDYAFPTFFLAKTLHKAPQMIASELVEKVDQDGFEKVVVAGPYINFFLDKAQVGAKILQTILADPEHYGEIDLGHEANVTIDYSSPNIAKPMGMGHLRSTMIGEAVARILEKVNYNLIRIDYLGDWGTQFGKLMAAYEMWGDEAEVKKDPINTLLKYYVRINNEADEHPEYTEAGRNWFAKLEHGDEEAWRLWHWFREVSLERFQRVYKMLDVNFDSFNGEAFSAQKMEEPIQLLRDKNLLKPSRGAEIVDLDEYNLPPLLIIKSNGTTTYITRDLATALFRKRMYGHAKSLYVVGAEQETYFKQLRAALKEMGFNWWDQIEHISFGLMNLNGKKMSTRKGNVVSLEDVLNDSIDLARKQIAEKNPDLENADEVAKEVGVGAVIFHDLKNYRRNAVNFKLEDVVKFEGETGPYVQYARARAESILRKGGIRDFSDVDLTKAGAEAWELISFLGQYSEAIKRAALNYDPSVIAKYALELAKKFNQYYAHTRILDKDEAQPARLALTQAVSDVLKSALDLLDIKSPDEM, from the coding sequence ATGAGCGATAAGCAACAAGTTGCAGCTGCATTGGCACAAGCATTGCCAGAGATGGATGTTAAAGAAATTGAAGCTAAGATTGAACGGCCAAAAGATTCTAGTAACGGGGATTATGCCTTCCCGACATTCTTTTTAGCTAAGACCTTACATAAAGCACCGCAAATGATCGCAAGTGAATTAGTTGAAAAGGTTGACCAAGACGGTTTTGAAAAGGTAGTTGTTGCTGGTCCATATATCAACTTCTTCCTTGATAAAGCGCAAGTTGGTGCTAAGATTTTACAAACGATCTTAGCAGATCCTGAACATTATGGTGAGATTGACCTTGGGCACGAAGCTAACGTTACGATTGATTATTCATCACCAAACATTGCTAAGCCTATGGGAATGGGACACCTTCGTTCAACCATGATTGGTGAAGCCGTTGCTCGGATTCTTGAAAAAGTTAACTACAACTTAATTCGGATTGATTACCTTGGTGATTGGGGTACGCAATTTGGTAAGTTAATGGCGGCTTATGAGATGTGGGGAGACGAAGCAGAAGTTAAGAAGGATCCGATTAACACTTTGCTTAAGTACTATGTGCGGATCAATAACGAAGCTGACGAACATCCAGAATACACTGAAGCAGGTCGTAACTGGTTTGCTAAGCTTGAACATGGTGACGAAGAAGCATGGCGGCTTTGGCACTGGTTCCGTGAAGTTTCTCTTGAACGGTTCCAACGTGTTTACAAGATGCTAGATGTCAACTTCGACTCATTTAATGGTGAAGCTTTCTCTGCTCAAAAGATGGAAGAACCTATCCAATTGTTACGGGATAAGAACTTATTGAAGCCTAGTCGGGGTGCAGAAATTGTTGACCTTGATGAATATAACTTACCACCATTACTAATCATCAAGAGTAACGGAACGACAACTTACATCACTCGTGATTTGGCAACGGCGCTTTTCCGGAAACGGATGTATGGCCATGCTAAGTCCCTTTACGTTGTTGGTGCCGAACAAGAAACTTACTTTAAGCAATTACGTGCGGCCTTAAAGGAAATGGGCTTCAACTGGTGGGATCAAATTGAACACATCTCCTTTGGTTTAATGAACTTAAACGGTAAGAAGATGTCTACGCGGAAGGGTAATGTTGTTTCCCTTGAAGACGTATTGAACGATTCCATTGATTTAGCGCGGAAGCAAATTGCTGAAAAGAACCCTGACCTTGAAAACGCTGATGAAGTTGCTAAAGAAGTCGGTGTTGGTGCCGTTATCTTCCACGATTTAAAGAACTACCGTCGGAATGCTGTTAACTTCAAGCTTGAAGATGTTGTTAAGTTTGAAGGTGAAACTGGTCCTTATGTTCAATATGCTCGTGCTCGTGCGGAGAGTATCTTACGTAAGGGTGGCATCCGGGACTTTAGCGATGTGGACTTGACAAAGGCCGGTGCTGAAGCTTGGGAATTAATCAGCTTCCTTGGTCAATACAGCGAAGCAATTAAGCGGGCTGCATTAAACTACGATCCATCAGTAATCGCTAAGTATGCTCTTGAATTGGCTAAGAAATTTAACCAATACTACGCTCACACTCGGATTCTTGATAAGGATGAAGCTCAACCAGCACGGTTAGCTCTTACTCAAGCAGTTAGTGATGTGCTTAAATCAGCTCTTGATTTACTTGATATCAAGTCACCAGATGAGATGTAA
- the thiD gene encoding bifunctional hydroxymethylpyrimidine kinase/phosphomethylpyrimidine kinase has product MTNPTIQAVTIAGHDSDGSAGMPADLHAFFADGVYGHGILTAAVSGNSYGITSSQVMPQEFIAEQFKVLSEDFDIKAAKTGMLANDDVINVVADNYSPEHFGPLVVDPVIITKHGAMLLEQSAYELFRERIIPLATVITPNFYEAQKLTGIEMTTDEERVKAAHYLQDLGAKNVVIKGAHNDDSQTTVDDFVLLEDGDSFWLKKPFVKTDRLNGTGDSFSAIIATELAKGNNVKIAVTKAKDAVYAAIANPLTVGHKFGPINHWDAQKELH; this is encoded by the coding sequence ATGACAAATCCTACAATTCAAGCTGTCACAATTGCAGGTCATGATTCGGACGGGAGTGCTGGAATGCCTGCCGACCTTCATGCCTTTTTTGCGGATGGCGTATACGGTCACGGTATTTTAACCGCCGCTGTTTCCGGAAATTCTTATGGGATTACCTCTTCTCAAGTAATGCCGCAAGAATTTATTGCCGAACAGTTCAAGGTATTAAGCGAAGATTTTGACATCAAAGCAGCCAAAACAGGAATGCTTGCTAATGACGATGTAATTAATGTCGTTGCTGATAACTATTCGCCTGAACATTTTGGCCCGTTAGTTGTTGACCCTGTGATTATTACTAAGCACGGTGCAATGTTGCTTGAACAATCCGCCTATGAACTATTTCGTGAACGAATTATTCCCCTTGCAACTGTTATTACCCCTAATTTCTATGAAGCACAAAAATTAACAGGAATTGAAATGACCACAGATGAAGAACGGGTTAAAGCAGCTCATTATCTTCAAGACTTAGGGGCAAAAAACGTGGTGATTAAGGGCGCGCATAATGATGATAGCCAAACAACTGTTGATGACTTTGTTCTTCTTGAAGACGGCGATAGCTTCTGGCTCAAAAAACCTTTTGTTAAGACTGATCGGTTGAATGGAACCGGTGATAGTTTCTCTGCAATTATCGCTACCGAGCTTGCGAAGGGAAATAATGTTAAAATAGCAGTAACAAAGGCTAAAGATGCCGTTTACGCAGCAATCGCAAATCCATTAACGGTTGGTCATAAATTTGGGCCAATCAATCATTGGGATGCGCAAAAGGAGCTGCATTAG
- a CDS encoding L-lactate dehydrogenase yields MLDTYRHKVVLIGDGAVGSSFAFSLLQSTNEVDELVLVDRTRSKAVGDAADLADITPLTNPVKIYAGTYEDAAHADVVVITAGIPRKPGETRLNLVNKNTTILKSIIEPIVKSGFTGVFVISSNPVDILTTIAQRISGFPKERVIGTGTSLDSMRLRVLLSKKLHLSVNVIDALMLGEHGDTSFAAFNEITVSGKALNTITALSNTDKDEIEKAVHEAGSQIIANKGATFYGIAKCLSYITRAIIENRNLVLPISAPLEGQYGINDLYLGTPAIINSQGIGQVVEYPLTSDEVKKMQQSAEAMHQVLAKIEI; encoded by the coding sequence ATGCTTGATACGTATAGGCACAAAGTTGTATTAATAGGTGACGGGGCTGTCGGCTCATCATTTGCCTTTTCATTATTGCAGTCCACAAATGAGGTCGATGAATTGGTACTGGTAGATCGAACAAGGTCAAAAGCAGTTGGGGATGCTGCTGATCTGGCTGATATTACACCCCTGACAAACCCAGTAAAGATTTACGCGGGAACCTATGAAGATGCCGCTCATGCTGACGTGGTTGTTATTACAGCTGGGATTCCCCGTAAACCTGGTGAAACACGGTTAAACCTAGTTAATAAAAACACTACGATTCTTAAATCAATTATTGAACCAATTGTCAAAAGTGGGTTCACTGGCGTTTTCGTTATCTCAAGCAATCCCGTTGATATCCTTACAACAATTGCGCAGCGAATCAGCGGTTTCCCTAAAGAGCGCGTCATAGGAACTGGAACTTCTCTTGATTCAATGCGGCTCCGGGTTCTCTTAAGCAAGAAATTACATCTATCCGTCAATGTCATCGATGCCTTAATGCTTGGCGAACACGGTGATACTTCTTTTGCGGCTTTTAATGAAATCACAGTCAGCGGAAAAGCCCTCAACACTATTACTGCTCTTTCAAACACTGATAAAGACGAAATTGAAAAAGCAGTTCACGAAGCTGGCAGTCAAATAATTGCCAATAAAGGGGCTACTTTCTACGGAATCGCTAAATGCCTCTCATATATTACGCGGGCAATCATCGAAAACCGTAATCTTGTCCTGCCAATTTCGGCTCCACTTGAGGGACAGTACGGAATTAATGATCTGTACTTAGGAACGCCTGCCATCATTAATAGTCAAGGAATCGGCCAGGTCGTTGAATATCCGTTAACGTCAGATGAAGTTAAAAAGATGCAACAATCTGCTGAAGCAATGCATCAGGTTTTAGCTAAGATTGAAATCTAA
- the folP gene encoding dihydropteroate synthase: protein MKVTENLVTKDHSKLVSAILADQVNRHQQLLLTWDCPDGEMAGIVEQFIRHFDIPVACVEKRVEFSLPLLSLKELIARVKERWNKDQELIASLDQIYHRHQITWRAGRFTFDLTAHPVIYGILNVTPDSFYDGGKFQSHSAIASQIAKMVAAGANVIEVGGQTTKPGGFKEVDPEEEIARIMPAIQLLRENYPQVAIAVDTYKLPVMAAAIKAGVDIINDVQAFNSKQKLILMAKANVGMVTMHSSRTHDYDNLTVAMQKFFEYNLGTIAAAGIDLERVILDQGIGYAKVADGYQDYAMMRNIDQLNYLHRPIMVAISRKGFGQKLFNLAKEDRLGVTLIAETAMYLRGGRVLRVHDVEETSQLVKMIDTIENSYWFRSTNSQSLRQ from the coding sequence ATGAAAGTTACTGAAAATTTAGTTACCAAAGACCATTCTAAATTAGTATCCGCAATCTTAGCTGACCAAGTTAATCGGCACCAGCAGCTTTTATTAACTTGGGATTGTCCAGATGGGGAGATGGCTGGGATAGTGGAGCAATTTATCCGTCATTTCGATATCCCTGTAGCTTGTGTTGAAAAACGCGTCGAATTTTCTTTGCCGCTCCTTTCCCTAAAAGAACTAATAGCGCGGGTGAAAGAACGGTGGAATAAAGACCAAGAATTAATTGCTTCACTCGATCAGATTTACCACCGTCACCAAATTACTTGGCGCGCAGGTCGGTTTACTTTTGACCTGACAGCCCACCCCGTGATTTATGGGATTTTAAATGTAACTCCTGACTCCTTTTATGATGGGGGCAAATTTCAATCGCACTCCGCTATTGCTAGTCAAATTGCTAAGATGGTAGCAGCCGGTGCAAACGTAATTGAAGTTGGTGGGCAAACTACGAAACCGGGTGGCTTTAAGGAAGTTGATCCGGAAGAAGAAATTGCACGAATTATGCCGGCCATTCAGCTTCTTCGTGAAAACTATCCCCAGGTTGCTATCGCAGTTGATACATATAAACTCCCAGTAATGGCAGCGGCAATTAAGGCCGGGGTAGATATTATCAATGATGTGCAGGCGTTTAACTCAAAACAAAAACTAATTTTGATGGCTAAGGCAAATGTTGGAATGGTAACAATGCATAGTAGCCGAACTCATGACTACGATAATCTCACAGTAGCGATGCAGAAATTTTTTGAATATAATCTTGGGACAATAGCAGCCGCTGGGATTGATCTTGAACGGGTGATTTTAGACCAAGGAATTGGGTATGCCAAGGTGGCCGACGGTTACCAGGATTATGCGATGATGCGTAACATTGATCAGCTTAATTACCTCCATCGCCCGATTATGGTTGCAATCTCACGAAAGGGCTTTGGGCAAAAATTATTTAATCTAGCAAAAGAAGACCGTCTCGGCGTAACATTGATTGCTGAGACAGCAATGTATTTGCGAGGCGGTCGTGTTTTACGAGTTCATGATGTTGAGGAAACCAGTCAATTAGTGAAAATGATTGATACTATTGAAAACAGTTACTGGTTTAGATCCACCAACAGCCAATCCCTAAGGCAATGA
- a CDS encoding non-canonical purine NTP pyrophosphatase, producing MKNNFIIATHNIHKIKEIETILNFYHQHGAGYRKKLPQQAFPPESTESYEENAKAKALFISQQLPATKIIADDSGLELLAFPGRYGVQTARELAQEVPNGDLNDYLINLVDGKSRQFIMKTTIALAINNQVVKIGHGQLKGTIAHAERGVNATGFDRIFIPAGESQTLAEMDQPTRISYLHRARAVKNLLDQLGEANESY from the coding sequence ATGAAAAATAATTTTATTATTGCAACCCATAATATTCATAAAATTAAAGAAATCGAAACCATTCTAAATTTTTACCACCAACACGGTGCGGGATACCGAAAAAAGTTGCCTCAACAAGCCTTTCCGCCTGAATCAACAGAGAGCTATGAAGAAAATGCAAAGGCTAAGGCCCTCTTTATCAGTCAACAGCTGCCTGCAACAAAAATAATTGCCGATGATTCCGGCTTAGAACTCTTAGCTTTTCCAGGAAGGTATGGGGTACAGACAGCGCGGGAATTGGCGCAAGAAGTTCCCAATGGTGATTTAAATGATTACTTGATTAATTTAGTCGATGGTAAATCACGACAATTTATAATGAAAACAACAATTGCCCTAGCGATAAATAATCAAGTGGTTAAAATTGGTCACGGTCAATTGAAGGGAACAATTGCTCATGCCGAACGCGGAGTCAATGCGACGGGCTTTGATCGGATCTTTATTCCAGCTGGCGAATCACAAACACTTGCCGAAATGGACCAGCCGACCCGCATTTCCTATTTACATCGTGCACGGGCTGTTAAAAACTTATTAGATCAATTAGGAGAAGCAAATGAAAGTTACTGA
- a CDS encoding cyanophycin synthetase produces MQTYEQINASLNRQMLGGQQDRVKFLRRILTRLGNPDQRFKIIHIAGTNGKGSTGTMLEQGLQNAGYQVGYFSSPALVDDREQIKVNDHLISKKDFTITYQKIIEHLPADLSPDDITIFEWWTLIMLQYFADQKVDWAVIECGLGGQDDATNIISAPFITVMTHIALDHTRILGPTIAQIAQAKAGIIKTGTKQVFLAPHQEKDVLTIIKEKAHQQGVGLTQADAQSIVDGQATLQVNHEIYKVPFNLLGTFQSENLGTVVSVFAFLRQQGLVTSWQPLLSTLATVKIAGRMQRIADHPPVILDGAHNPDAAKQLTKTISKFPHNKIIMVLGFLADKNIRQMVKIYQQMADKIIITTPDHPTRALAARELKSVLPQAIIADNPRKGLVAAKKIAEPNDLIVVTGSFYTIKDIEADLDEK; encoded by the coding sequence GTGCAGACCTATGAACAAATTAATGCGAGTCTTAACCGCCAAATGCTTGGGGGACAACAAGATCGGGTAAAATTTTTGCGACGAATTCTTACTCGTTTAGGAAATCCTGACCAGCGATTCAAAATTATCCATATTGCGGGGACAAACGGAAAAGGCTCGACTGGGACAATGTTAGAACAAGGGTTACAAAATGCTGGATACCAGGTCGGCTATTTTAGCAGTCCGGCGTTGGTAGATGATCGGGAGCAAATTAAGGTTAATGACCATTTGATTAGTAAAAAAGACTTTACGATCACTTACCAAAAGATCATCGAACACTTACCAGCTGATCTTTCGCCTGATGATATTACCATTTTTGAGTGGTGGACCTTGATAATGCTTCAATATTTTGCAGATCAAAAAGTTGATTGGGCAGTTATTGAATGCGGTTTAGGCGGTCAAGATGATGCAACCAATATTATCAGCGCACCTTTTATTACCGTGATGACCCATATTGCCCTTGACCATACGCGGATCTTGGGCCCAACGATCGCCCAAATTGCTCAGGCGAAAGCAGGAATTATCAAGACCGGGACTAAACAAGTATTTTTAGCGCCACACCAAGAAAAAGACGTCCTCACAATTATTAAGGAAAAGGCTCATCAACAAGGAGTAGGGTTAACGCAAGCGGATGCCCAGTCAATCGTTGATGGGCAGGCGACCCTGCAAGTTAATCATGAAATTTACAAAGTTCCTTTTAATTTATTGGGGACTTTCCAAAGTGAAAATCTGGGAACCGTTGTCAGCGTATTTGCCTTTCTTCGTCAGCAGGGCCTTGTTACATCTTGGCAACCTTTACTATCAACGCTTGCGACGGTGAAGATTGCTGGCCGAATGCAGAGAATTGCGGATCATCCTCCTGTTATTCTGGACGGAGCACATAATCCTGATGCAGCCAAGCAACTTACCAAAACTATCTCTAAGTTCCCTCATAATAAAATAATTATGGTTCTTGGTTTTCTCGCTGATAAAAATATTAGGCAGATGGTTAAAATTTATCAGCAAATGGCAGACAAGATAATAATTACAACCCCTGACCATCCAACCCGTGCTCTCGCAGCAAGGGAGTTAAAATCAGTTCTGCCCCAAGCAATTATTGCTGATAATCCACGAAAGGGGTTAGTGGCGGCAAAAAAGATTGCGGAGCCGAATGATTTAATTGTCGTAACGGGTTCTTTTTATACGATTAAAGATATCGAGGCCGATTTAGATGAAAAATAA
- the folE gene encoding GTP cyclohydrolase I FolE: MDQQKIAKAVKDLLIAIGEDPEREGLAETPQRVAKMYQEVFSSLNHQPEEMANYKVFHVDDVPEMVLVQHIPFYSMCEHHLLPFFGYANVAYVPKGKKVIGLSKIPRLLDFVTKKPGMQERVTTDLVAELQRILDPAGVAVTIAARHLCMEMRGVNKAGQFTYTDKFTGQFKTDRDLKQEFLNQTRNYRADL; the protein is encoded by the coding sequence ATGGACCAACAAAAAATAGCAAAGGCTGTTAAAGATTTACTAATTGCAATCGGTGAGGACCCTGAACGAGAAGGATTAGCCGAAACACCTCAGCGCGTTGCCAAGATGTACCAAGAAGTTTTTTCCTCTCTTAATCATCAACCAGAAGAAATGGCTAATTATAAGGTTTTTCATGTTGATGATGTGCCGGAAATGGTATTAGTACAGCACATACCTTTTTATTCAATGTGTGAACACCATTTACTGCCATTTTTTGGATATGCGAATGTGGCTTATGTTCCCAAAGGTAAGAAAGTTATTGGCCTTAGTAAGATTCCCCGGTTGTTAGATTTTGTAACGAAAAAACCAGGGATGCAAGAACGGGTTACAACAGACTTAGTCGCTGAGTTGCAGCGAATCCTTGATCCAGCCGGCGTTGCAGTAACCATCGCGGCTCGCCACCTTTGTATGGAAATGCGGGGCGTTAATAAGGCTGGCCAATTTACTTATACCGATAAGTTTACTGGTCAATTTAAGACTGACCGTGATTTGAAACAAGAATTTCTAAATCAAACGAGGAATTATCGTGCAGACCTATGA
- the folK gene encoding 2-amino-4-hydroxy-6-hydroxymethyldihydropteridine diphosphokinase: MTEVYLSIGSNVGDRLANLQKAIQMLNVPTKIDITAISSVYETEPVGGVKQDSFYNIAVKIVTILTAQQLLDHLHNIEQELHRRRLIHWGPRTIDLDIIDFGHQRIKTPTLTIPHPEMVNRQFVLLPMREITNQKDPYYQQLDHLLNETPDHNWLKKIYGREVFSWTNKK; this comes from the coding sequence ATGACTGAAGTGTACCTAAGTATTGGTAGTAATGTCGGCGATCGGTTAGCAAACCTTCAAAAAGCAATTCAGATGTTGAATGTGCCAACTAAAATTGATATTACGGCGATTTCCTCCGTTTATGAAACAGAGCCGGTGGGTGGGGTCAAACAAGATTCTTTTTACAATATTGCAGTTAAGATCGTAACCATTTTAACGGCTCAGCAACTCCTTGACCACCTTCACAACATTGAGCAGGAGTTACATCGACGCCGACTCATTCATTGGGGACCACGGACAATTGACCTTGATATTATTGATTTTGGTCATCAACGTATTAAAACCCCAACGTTAACGATTCCTCATCCAGAAATGGTTAACCGGCAGTTTGTTTTATTGCCAATGCGCGAAATTACTAATCAGAAAGATCCTTATTATCAACAATTGGATCACTTGTTAAATGAGACTCCAGATCATAATTGGCTTAAAAAGATATATGGACGAGAGGTGTTTTCATGGACCAACAAAAAATAG
- the folB gene encoding dihydroneopterin aldolase — protein sequence MGKIRINNMAFNTYNGVFAEEKKLGQKIEIDCEMDYPIETMVRTDELDETVSYADVYETIAEFVAHHNYNLIESLANNLLRELFKTYPMLDGVRLRIRKYSVPIAGIFDNVEIEVAGSK from the coding sequence ATCGGAAAGATTAGAATTAACAACATGGCATTTAATACTTACAATGGTGTGTTTGCGGAAGAGAAAAAGCTTGGTCAAAAAATTGAGATTGACTGTGAGATGGACTATCCAATTGAAACGATGGTTAGAACCGATGAATTAGATGAGACCGTCAGTTACGCTGATGTTTATGAAACAATTGCGGAGTTTGTTGCCCACCACAACTATAATTTGATTGAGAGCCTCGCTAATAACTTACTGCGCGAGCTTTTCAAGACATACCCGATGCTTGATGGGGTTCGCCTTCGCATTCGTAAATATAGTGTGCCGATTGCCGGGATTTTCGATAATGTCGAAATTGAAGTAGCAGGGAGCAAGTAA
- a CDS encoding ASCH domain-containing protein yields MEILNGTKTEEYRTWATKYRGDLLICNNAKKTRGAVAGHALCVAKITGIEELDDGEQNTTHG; encoded by the coding sequence ATGGAAATCTTAAATGGCACAAAAACAGAGGAATACCGGACATGGGCAACTAAGTATCGTGGTGACCTCTTAATTTGTAATAATGCTAAGAAAACGCGTGGGGCTGTAGCTGGTCATGCGTTATGTGTTGCTAAGATCACTGGAATTGAGGAACTGGATGATGGTGAACAAAATACTACGCATGGGTAA
- a CDS encoding heavy metal-binding domain-containing protein, whose product MFLSTEGFPQAHRILGIVNATSHLAMPTEAIDSFESMDQLFSDVQEKLKRRASEKGADGVVGVRFTTDVANMQVAPKFLVLTAYGTMIQFVK is encoded by the coding sequence ATGTTTTTATCAACTGAGGGGTTTCCTCAAGCCCACCGCATTTTAGGGATTGTTAACGCCACTAGTCATTTGGCAATGCCGACCGAAGCAATCGATTCATTTGAGTCCATGGACCAATTATTTAGTGATGTTCAAGAAAAATTAAAGCGGCGGGCCAGTGAAAAGGGTGCTGATGGTGTTGTTGGAGTTCGATTTACTACAGATGTTGCTAATATGCAGGTTGCACCCAAATTCTTGGTCCTAACCGCATATGGAACAATGATTCAATTCGTTAAATAA